A genomic region of Desulfosarcina ovata subsp. ovata contains the following coding sequences:
- the glyS gene encoding glycine--tRNA ligase subunit beta has protein sequence MDTLLLEIGAEEIPAGYIRPALDAMAQNLLKRLDAARIGHGEARTCGTPRRLTVMVDGVADKQETVTEDLMGPPEKIAFDDAGKPTMAAVKFAEKAGVAVGRLTVVETGKGRYLSARKTHRGQATRRLLKTILPEVILATPFPKSMRWADLSIQFARPIQSIVALLGGKVVAFSLGDRIKSGRHALGHMFMNPGKVAIDSPETYETTLAGVNVLVDIAKRREMTATAVAEAARGIGGEVLPDEELLDIVTNLVEIPVATAGQFDDIFLEVPKEILITAMREHQKYFAVVDATGRLMPGFIAINNTRTRDMDLVATGHERVLRARLSDARYFYNADIKVPMETWVEKLKRVLFQAKLGSMYDKMTRVKRLAAWLADAINPAQKENVTRAAHLCKADLVSQVVGEFAKLQGIMGRTYALAAGEPPDVAAAIEEHYRPTHSGGQLPETETGALLSIAEKIDSICGCFSVGLVPTGAADPYALRRQGIGILQIMRSRNIGISLTRLVETGVALFADKSSRPAAETVDAVLTFLGNRFARLLADEGLSKDVIAAVMGASAERVPDVERRVAALEKLKGKPDFEPLAAAFKRVENILKKASLQADATVDPALFGQPAESALHAACQSVTRDVDQRLAQEDLDGALATIATLRDPVDAFFTDVMVMAEDPAVRSNRLALLATISAIFGQIADFSQIST, from the coding sequence ATGGATACCCTACTACTTGAAATCGGTGCCGAAGAGATCCCGGCCGGCTACATCCGGCCGGCCCTGGACGCCATGGCCCAGAATCTGCTGAAACGGCTGGATGCGGCCCGCATCGGCCACGGAGAGGCACGCACCTGCGGCACCCCCCGGCGGCTGACGGTGATGGTGGACGGGGTCGCGGACAAGCAGGAAACCGTTACCGAAGACCTCATGGGGCCACCGGAAAAAATCGCCTTCGACGACGCCGGCAAGCCCACCATGGCGGCGGTCAAGTTTGCCGAAAAAGCCGGCGTTGCCGTGGGCCGCCTGACCGTGGTGGAGACCGGAAAAGGCCGCTACCTGAGCGCCCGCAAAACCCACCGGGGTCAGGCCACCCGCAGGCTGCTCAAAACCATCCTGCCCGAAGTGATCCTGGCGACGCCCTTTCCCAAAAGCATGCGCTGGGCCGATCTCTCGATCCAGTTTGCCCGGCCGATCCAGAGTATCGTGGCCCTTTTGGGCGGCAAAGTGGTTGCTTTCAGCCTGGGCGACCGGATCAAAAGCGGCCGCCACGCCCTGGGTCATATGTTCATGAATCCGGGCAAGGTGGCCATTGATTCTCCCGAGACGTACGAAACGACCCTGGCGGGTGTCAATGTTCTCGTGGATATTGCCAAGCGCCGTGAAATGACGGCCACGGCTGTGGCCGAGGCCGCCCGCGGCATCGGTGGCGAAGTCCTGCCCGATGAAGAACTGCTGGATATCGTCACCAACCTGGTGGAAATTCCGGTGGCCACGGCCGGACAATTCGATGACATCTTCCTTGAAGTCCCCAAGGAAATCCTGATTACGGCTATGCGCGAGCATCAGAAATACTTTGCCGTGGTCGACGCCACCGGCCGGCTGATGCCCGGTTTCATCGCCATCAACAACACCCGCACCCGGGACATGGACCTGGTGGCCACCGGTCACGAGCGCGTGCTGCGGGCCAGGCTCTCGGATGCCCGCTATTTTTACAATGCCGATATCAAAGTCCCCATGGAGACCTGGGTCGAGAAACTCAAACGGGTCCTTTTCCAGGCCAAACTGGGCAGCATGTATGACAAGATGACCCGGGTGAAACGCCTGGCCGCCTGGCTGGCCGATGCGATCAATCCCGCGCAAAAGGAGAACGTCACCCGCGCGGCTCACCTGTGCAAGGCCGACCTGGTCAGCCAGGTGGTGGGAGAATTTGCCAAGCTCCAGGGAATCATGGGACGCACCTACGCCCTCGCCGCCGGCGAACCACCGGACGTGGCCGCGGCCATCGAGGAGCACTACCGCCCCACCCACAGCGGCGGGCAGCTTCCCGAAACCGAAACCGGTGCCCTGCTCTCCATTGCCGAAAAGATCGACTCCATCTGCGGCTGCTTTTCCGTGGGCCTGGTCCCCACCGGTGCCGCCGACCCCTACGCCCTGAGGCGCCAGGGCATCGGCATCCTGCAGATCATGCGCAGCCGCAACATCGGCATTTCACTGACCCGGCTGGTGGAAACGGGCGTGGCCCTGTTCGCCGACAAGAGCAGCCGCCCGGCCGCTGAAACCGTGGATGCGGTCCTCACCTTCCTCGGCAACCGGTTCGCCCGGCTGCTGGCCGACGAGGGACTGTCCAAGGATGTCATTGCCGCGGTCATGGGCGCGTCGGCGGAGCGCGTCCCGGATGTGGAACGACGCGTCGCCGCCCTGGAAAAACTCAAGGGCAAGCCGGATTTCGAGCCGCTGGCCGCCGCTTTCAAACGGGTGGAGAACATCCTTAAAAAAGCGTCGTTGCAAGCGGACGCCACGGTGGATCCGGCACTGTTCGGCCAGCCGGCCGAAAGCGCCCTGCACGCGGCCTGCCAGTCGGTGACCCGCGATGTGGATCAGCGGCTGGCCCAGGAGGACCTGGACGGCGCGCTGGCAACCATCGCCACCCTGCGCGACCCGGTCGACGCTTTTTTCACCGACGTCATGGTGATGGCCGAGGATCCGGCCGTGCGCAGTAACCGGCTGGCCCTGCTGGCGACCATCTCGGCCATTTTCGGTCAGATTGCCGATTTTTCACAGATATCCACCTGA
- the glyQ gene encoding glycine--tRNA ligase subunit alpha: MNFQDVILTLDRFWARKGCVVAQPYDLEVGAGTFHHHTTLKALGPEPWKVAYVQPSRRPTDGRYGENPNRLQHYYQYQVLLKPSPTNVQRLYLQSMKALGVDPLEHDIRFVEDDWESPTLGASGLGWEVWLDGMECTQFTYFQQACSMELAPIAVELTYGLERIAMYLQGIDNVYDLKWNDTITYGQVHHQQEVEQSTYNFELADIDMLLDLFDRYEAEAKRIIDEGLVLPAYEFTLKCSHTFNLLDARGAISVTERTGYIARIRNLARACGLGYVKQREAMGFPLLAPNA, encoded by the coding sequence ATGAACTTTCAGGATGTGATTCTCACGTTGGACCGATTCTGGGCCCGCAAGGGCTGCGTGGTGGCTCAGCCCTATGATCTGGAAGTGGGCGCCGGCACTTTCCACCACCATACCACCTTGAAAGCCCTGGGGCCCGAGCCGTGGAAGGTGGCCTACGTTCAGCCGTCCCGTCGGCCCACCGACGGACGCTACGGGGAGAACCCCAACCGCCTGCAGCACTATTACCAGTACCAGGTGCTCCTCAAGCCATCCCCCACCAACGTTCAGAGGCTCTACCTGCAGAGCATGAAAGCCCTGGGCGTGGATCCTTTGGAACACGACATCCGTTTTGTGGAGGACGACTGGGAATCCCCCACCCTGGGCGCCTCGGGGCTGGGCTGGGAAGTGTGGCTGGACGGCATGGAGTGCACCCAGTTTACCTATTTTCAGCAGGCCTGCAGCATGGAACTTGCGCCCATCGCCGTCGAATTGACCTACGGTCTGGAGCGCATCGCCATGTACCTTCAGGGAATCGACAACGTCTACGACCTGAAGTGGAACGATACGATCACCTACGGCCAGGTTCACCATCAGCAGGAGGTGGAGCAGTCCACTTACAACTTCGAACTGGCCGATATCGATATGCTGCTGGATCTGTTCGACCGCTATGAAGCCGAGGCCAAGCGGATCATCGATGAAGGCCTGGTGCTGCCGGCCTATGAATTCACCCTCAAGTGCAGTCACACCTTCAACCTGCTGGATGCCAGAGGCGCCATCAGCGTCACCGAGCGCACCGGATATATCGCTCGCATCCGCAACCTGGCACGGGCCTGTGGCTTGGGCTATGTGAAACAGCGTGAAGCCATGGGTTTCCCACTGCTCGCTCCCAATGCCTGA
- a CDS encoding galactokinase, whose amino-acid sequence MQEKNGPMHDAGPALGNIGALLKERAIETSAPCRIDFGGTLDISSFHYPLRHLAPATVNIALDLRTTVRLSPSGDDRIRISSTGITDAVFDPMAAPYDHPLGLMFAVTDCFGARGVHIQIHSTSPPRSGLGGSSVAAVALITAFSRILEKLGRPALSATQTVLLAHAIEQGVAGVPCGLQDQLAAAYGGVNRWEWPAEPDRPPFARHPLLTEAVLPRLDGHLLVAYLGVTHVSKDVNSTWVRQFIQGQSRENWTAIVHLTRDFADALARFDMPAAAAAMNRETAIRRAMTPQVLESMGQRLAEAAMAAGCGARFTGAGGGGCLWAIGEKEAILTLKPKWAVLLAERPTAGLLDCRVDVRGVC is encoded by the coding sequence ATGCAAGAAAAAAACGGTCCCATGCATGACGCCGGCCCGGCCCTGGGCAATATCGGCGCACTGCTGAAAGAGCGCGCCATCGAGACATCGGCCCCCTGCCGCATCGATTTCGGCGGGACCCTGGACATCAGCAGTTTTCACTACCCCCTGCGGCACCTGGCTCCCGCCACCGTCAATATCGCCCTGGATCTGCGCACCACGGTCCGGCTCAGCCCATCCGGTGACGATCGGATCCGGATATCGTCAACCGGCATTACCGATGCCGTCTTCGACCCCATGGCGGCCCCCTACGATCACCCCCTGGGGTTGATGTTTGCCGTGACCGACTGTTTTGGCGCCCGCGGTGTCCACATCCAGATCCACTCCACCTCGCCCCCGCGCAGCGGCCTGGGCGGCTCGTCGGTGGCCGCCGTGGCCCTGATCACCGCCTTTTCGCGGATTCTGGAGAAGCTCGGCCGGCCAGCGCTGTCGGCGACCCAGACCGTGCTGTTGGCCCACGCCATCGAACAGGGCGTGGCCGGGGTGCCCTGCGGGCTTCAGGATCAGTTGGCCGCTGCCTATGGCGGGGTCAACCGCTGGGAGTGGCCGGCCGAACCGGACCGCCCGCCGTTTGCCCGCCACCCGCTGTTGACAGAGGCGGTCCTGCCCCGCCTGGACGGCCACCTGCTGGTGGCCTATCTGGGGGTGACCCATGTGTCCAAGGATGTCAACAGCACCTGGGTCAGACAGTTCATCCAGGGGCAAAGCCGGGAAAACTGGACGGCCATCGTCCATCTGACCCGCGATTTCGCCGACGCCCTGGCCCGTTTCGACATGCCCGCCGCTGCTGCCGCCATGAACCGTGAAACCGCCATCCGCAGGGCCATGACCCCCCAGGTGCTCGAGTCCATGGGTCAGCGCCTGGCCGAGGCCGCCATGGCTGCCGGCTGCGGTGCCCGCTTTACCGGTGCCGGCGGGGGCGGTTGCCTGTGGGCCATTGGCGAAAAGGAGGCCATTTTAACGCTTAAACCCAAATGGGCCGTCCTGCTGGCCGAGCGCCCCACCGCCGGCCTGCTCGACTGTCGGGTGGACGTCCGGGGGGTATGCTGA
- the recO gene encoding DNA repair protein RecO, whose translation MAGSNTPAILLRRIEFGDFDLIVTLFTLAQGKTSAIAKSAKKSVRRFPGVLEPFSQLEVVLTQGKRKGMPVLQEASLENPFFKIRENIIKTAYASYWSEIIYLWMAEGEPHENLYRLTHHVLTELNRGEIPVEVLSILFQMRFLTIAGFRPNFEHCHACKTRLDQIRHRSVISDPSKGGIACPSCAGIAGDQLRISKGTLKQLAWTDNGDLERAARVRFTPLAITEGLAFLEAFVPYHIGKTPKSLKVLRAVRNTIHARKKRSHA comes from the coding sequence ATGGCCGGTTCGAACACCCCCGCCATCCTGCTGCGCCGCATCGAATTCGGCGATTTCGATCTTATCGTGACCCTGTTCACCCTGGCCCAGGGAAAAACCAGCGCCATCGCCAAATCAGCCAAAAAAAGCGTACGCCGCTTTCCCGGTGTGCTGGAACCGTTCTCCCAGCTCGAGGTGGTCCTGACCCAGGGAAAACGCAAGGGCATGCCGGTTCTCCAGGAAGCCTCCCTGGAAAACCCATTTTTCAAAATCCGTGAAAACATCATCAAGACCGCTTACGCCAGTTACTGGTCGGAAATCATCTATCTGTGGATGGCCGAAGGGGAGCCCCATGAAAATCTTTACCGGCTGACCCATCATGTGCTCACCGAGCTCAACCGGGGAGAGATCCCCGTGGAAGTACTCAGCATCCTTTTTCAGATGCGATTTCTGACCATTGCCGGATTCCGTCCCAATTTCGAGCACTGCCACGCCTGCAAGACCCGCCTTGACCAGATCCGTCACCGCTCGGTGATCTCGGACCCGTCCAAAGGCGGCATCGCCTGTCCCAGTTGCGCCGGCATAGCCGGTGATCAGCTGCGCATCTCCAAGGGGACCCTGAAACAACTCGCCTGGACCGACAACGGCGACCTGGAACGGGCCGCCCGCGTGCGCTTCACCCCACTGGCGATTACCGAGGGACTGGCGTTTCTGGAAGCCTTCGTCCCCTATCACATCGGAAAAACCCCCAAGAGCCTCAAGGTGCTCCGGGCGGTAAGGAACACCATCCATGCAAGAAAAAAACGGTCCCATGCATGA
- the mgtE gene encoding magnesium transporter, with translation MQQDRQKILTVSVKRLLRRGASSRLHKIVNKTHGADLSILFRDLSLQDQRLLFDMIEDVDQQGILFSELDEDLFVQLIDGMDPDQVVAILEEMPNDDVADLLHQLPEETVSSLLKRMKKEGSDEVEDLMHFADDSAGGIMNPDFIALSEEITATEAIERIQKEFADVEMPFYLYAVDGYGKLVGVCSLRQLVVVKPQTPLKAFMTTDVLSVQTHMDQEEVAKLVARYDILAVPVVDDSNRLVGIVTVDDVIDIFREEATEDILKMAGVGEEFVETKSIFKSTRIRLPWLFASCLGGIFAFYVIGHFEDSLSRVTYLAAFIPVIMGMGGNIGTQSSTIVVRGLATGRLNIRDIWSVVGKELTVGLILGVVYGALIGSVAQAQYNTFMLALAVCLAVVCSMSVAALVGSCVPMLLARINIDPAVATGPFVTTSVDIISVYFYFTIATGFLGI, from the coding sequence ATGCAACAGGACAGACAGAAAATTCTGACCGTCAGTGTCAAGCGCCTTTTGCGTCGGGGCGCCAGCAGCCGCCTGCACAAAATCGTCAACAAGACCCACGGGGCCGATCTTTCGATCCTTTTCAGGGACCTGTCGCTTCAGGACCAGCGCCTGCTGTTCGACATGATCGAGGATGTGGACCAACAAGGCATCCTGTTCAGCGAACTGGATGAAGATCTTTTTGTCCAACTCATCGACGGCATGGATCCGGACCAGGTGGTGGCGATTCTCGAAGAGATGCCCAACGACGATGTGGCCGACCTGCTTCATCAGCTCCCCGAGGAGACCGTCAGCAGCCTGCTCAAGCGCATGAAAAAGGAGGGCTCCGACGAAGTCGAGGATCTCATGCACTTTGCCGACGACAGCGCCGGCGGCATCATGAACCCCGATTTCATCGCCCTGAGCGAAGAGATAACCGCCACCGAGGCCATCGAACGCATCCAGAAGGAGTTTGCCGATGTGGAGATGCCCTTCTATCTCTACGCGGTGGACGGCTACGGCAAACTGGTGGGGGTCTGCTCTCTGCGGCAGTTGGTGGTGGTCAAGCCGCAAACCCCGCTCAAGGCGTTCATGACCACCGATGTGCTCTCCGTGCAAACCCACATGGACCAGGAGGAGGTGGCCAAGCTGGTGGCCCGTTACGATATCCTGGCCGTACCGGTGGTGGACGACAGCAACCGGCTGGTGGGTATTGTCACCGTGGACGACGTCATCGATATTTTCCGTGAGGAGGCCACCGAGGATATCCTTAAAATGGCCGGCGTGGGCGAAGAGTTCGTCGAAACCAAAAGCATTTTCAAAAGCACGCGCATCCGCCTGCCATGGCTTTTTGCCAGCTGCCTGGGCGGTATCTTCGCCTTTTACGTGATCGGCCATTTCGAGGACAGCCTCAGCCGGGTCACCTATCTGGCCGCCTTCATCCCGGTAATCATGGGCATGGGCGGCAATATCGGCACCCAGTCCTCCACCATCGTGGTGCGCGGGCTGGCCACCGGACGGCTCAACATCCGCGACATTTGGTCGGTGGTGGGCAAGGAGCTGACCGTGGGCCTCATCCTCGGGGTTGTCTACGGCGCCTTGATCGGGTCGGTGGCCCAGGCCCAGTACAATACGTTCATGCTGGCCCTGGCCGTCTGCCTGGCCGTGGTCTGTTCCATGTCCGTGGCTGCCCTGGTGGGATCGTGCGTGCCCATGCTGCTGGCCCGCATCAATATCGATCCGGCCGTGGCCACGGGTCCCTTTGTGACCACCTCCGTCGATATCATCAGCGTCTATTTTTACTTCACCATCGCCACCGGATTCCTGGGCATCTGA
- a CDS encoding helix-turn-helix domain-containing protein, producing MESDSSRDTYGHYLQAFRLKAALSVEAVSKQTKIATHCLNAMEADDHAQLPPRPYVKSFIRSYAKAVGANADVALNLYLTDLERQAMTRQQRLKRQAKLSILRRTLLTIGIITSILLIVRYTDLFLDPEPPPDPALPQEDRLPPPATPAAQTDADPLMPVMVSEKLRLKVVAVEQTWLKVIVDGQNTRSYDLKPEERLELEGTRNFNLMIGNATGLQIFLNERPVKIYGSSGQVVSLKIP from the coding sequence ATGGAATCGGATTCAAGTCGCGATACTTACGGGCATTATCTCCAGGCGTTCCGACTGAAAGCGGCCTTGTCGGTGGAAGCGGTATCCAAACAAACCAAGATTGCCACCCACTGCCTCAATGCCATGGAGGCGGACGACCATGCCCAACTGCCGCCGCGACCCTATGTAAAAAGCTTTATCCGATCCTATGCCAAGGCGGTGGGGGCCAATGCCGATGTGGCCCTGAACCTGTACCTGACCGACCTTGAGCGCCAGGCCATGACAAGGCAGCAGCGTTTGAAACGGCAGGCCAAGTTGTCGATCCTGCGCCGCACGTTGCTGACCATCGGGATCATCACCAGCATTCTGCTGATCGTGCGCTACACTGATCTTTTTCTGGATCCTGAGCCCCCGCCCGACCCGGCGCTGCCCCAGGAGGACCGGTTGCCCCCCCCGGCAACCCCAGCCGCACAAACCGACGCGGATCCGCTGATGCCGGTGATGGTCAGTGAAAAATTGCGGCTTAAGGTGGTTGCCGTCGAACAGACCTGGCTGAAGGTCATTGTGGACGGCCAGAACACCCGTTCGTACGATCTGAAACCCGAAGAGCGACTGGAGCTGGAAGGCACCCGCAACTTCAACCTGATGATCGGCAACGCCACCGGCCTGCAGATCTTTCTCAACGAGCGGCCCGTCAAAATTTACGGTAGCAGCGGCCAGGTCGTGAGCCTGAAGATTCCATAA
- a CDS encoding SurA N-terminal domain-containing protein: protein MLKRILYTGSLILALVPMLTALATASAASKVLDRIVAVVNEDIILLSELDARMSPYVQRIRQQGFDLEKEQKMLYKVREDMLNRLVDEKLTDQEIKRNDINVDDAEIDNAIERIKAANYYTDEDLRGFLEADQMTMEEYREKIKEQILRSRLVNYEVKSKIVITDEEVSNYYDNHPELYGGTLHYHLRNILLPMPAGATDDEKTAIGQKMAVLRAQFEAGTAFADLARTYSEGPAADNGGDIGEFTIDTFSPQIRAALDGLQPGQATSVLDTDRGFQLFYVEAVKRSEDKPLESVREEIHQKLYAEVVDKTFLSWLEDLRGQSHIKIIN from the coding sequence ATGTTGAAACGTATTCTGTATACCGGTAGCCTGATCCTGGCACTGGTGCCGATGCTTACCGCTCTGGCCACGGCCTCGGCCGCATCCAAAGTGCTCGATCGCATCGTGGCCGTTGTCAATGAGGACATCATCCTGCTCAGCGAACTCGATGCACGCATGTCTCCCTATGTCCAACGGATCCGCCAGCAGGGGTTCGATCTCGAGAAGGAGCAAAAGATGCTCTACAAGGTCCGCGAGGATATGCTAAACCGCCTGGTGGATGAAAAGCTCACCGACCAGGAAATCAAGCGCAACGACATCAATGTGGACGACGCCGAAATCGACAATGCCATCGAACGCATCAAGGCCGCCAACTACTATACCGACGAAGATCTACGCGGTTTCCTGGAAGCGGACCAGATGACCATGGAAGAGTACCGGGAGAAAATCAAGGAGCAGATTCTGCGTTCCCGGCTGGTCAATTATGAGGTCAAATCCAAAATCGTCATCACCGATGAGGAGGTCAGCAACTATTACGACAACCATCCCGAACTCTACGGCGGCACGCTGCACTACCACCTGCGCAACATCCTGTTGCCGATGCCGGCAGGCGCAACGGATGATGAGAAGACGGCCATCGGCCAGAAAATGGCCGTGCTGCGCGCCCAATTCGAAGCGGGCACGGCGTTTGCCGACCTGGCCCGGACATACAGCGAGGGCCCGGCCGCCGATAATGGCGGCGATATCGGCGAATTTACAATCGATACCTTCTCTCCTCAGATCCGGGCGGCCCTTGACGGACTGCAACCCGGACAGGCCACATCGGTTCTGGATACGGACCGGGGATTTCAGCTTTTTTACGTCGAAGCGGTCAAACGCAGTGAAGACAAACCCCTGGAAAGTGTCCGGGAAGAGATTCACCAAAAGCTGTACGCCGAGGTGGTGGACAAGACATTTCTCTCCTGGCTCGAGGATCTGCGCGGCCAGTCACATATAAAAATCATCAATTAA
- a CDS encoding SurA N-terminal domain-containing protein: MKIIFRKVAVRYQQWRQTSEQSATQAGLAVWFLLIVFLAGCTESESPTSAAVLIQANGQRITLTQFERAFDVARIAFSDDRMADPQLVNDGRLRLLHQMTEEVAIRCRADELGMELDDQEVTAAIDAIKKDYPEGEFEQMLLESAITLPLWRERLAARLLMEKVVNQDLIPSVTITPKEIETYYRSHPDQFNVDDETVADTNLKHRIITHLRQEKVEAAWPQWMNGLKTRYRVKINWELWKQAQPPDAGSGSREKEK; this comes from the coding sequence ATGAAAATAATATTTAGAAAGGTTGCAGTACGTTATCAACAGTGGCGCCAAACATCGGAGCAAAGCGCCACGCAGGCCGGTCTGGCGGTATGGTTCCTACTGATCGTTTTTCTGGCCGGATGCACCGAATCGGAAAGCCCGACATCTGCGGCAGTATTGATCCAGGCCAATGGGCAACGCATCACACTGACCCAGTTTGAACGCGCCTTTGACGTGGCGCGGATTGCCTTCAGCGACGACCGCATGGCAGATCCACAACTGGTCAACGACGGCCGGTTGCGGCTGTTGCATCAGATGACCGAAGAGGTGGCCATCCGCTGCCGGGCCGATGAACTGGGCATGGAATTAGACGATCAGGAGGTCACCGCAGCGATCGACGCCATCAAAAAAGACTACCCGGAAGGTGAATTCGAGCAGATGCTGCTGGAAAGCGCCATCACCCTGCCCTTGTGGCGGGAACGCCTCGCGGCGCGGCTGCTCATGGAAAAAGTCGTCAATCAGGACCTGATCCCGTCGGTGACCATCACGCCCAAGGAAATCGAGACGTACTACCGCAGCCACCCGGACCAGTTCAATGTGGATGATGAAACCGTGGCCGATACCAATCTAAAGCACCGCATCATCACGCATCTGCGGCAAGAAAAAGTTGAGGCGGCCTGGCCGCAGTGGATGAACGGGCTGAAAACCCGTTACCGGGTAAAGATCAACTGGGAACTGTGGAAACAGGCCCAACCGCCCGATGCCGGTTCCGGCAGCCGGGAAAAGGAAAAGTGA